In Cupriavidus basilensis, one genomic interval encodes:
- a CDS encoding YbeD family protein: protein MSADNSDQGKPGDIPPAESLIEYPSHFPIKVMGGMQDGFAESIVTLVQGFDPDFHAGKMEMRPSAKGNYLGLTVTVWVTSREQLDELYRALTSHPMVKVVL, encoded by the coding sequence ATGAGCGCCGACAATTCCGACCAGGGCAAGCCGGGCGACATCCCGCCGGCCGAGTCGCTGATCGAGTACCCCAGCCATTTCCCCATCAAGGTGATGGGCGGCATGCAGGATGGCTTTGCCGAATCCATCGTGACGCTGGTGCAAGGCTTCGATCCCGACTTCCACGCCGGCAAGATGGAGATGCGCCCTTCAGCCAAGGGCAACTACCTCGGCCTGACCGTCACGGTATGGGTCACCAGCCGCGAACAGCTCGACGAGCTGTACCGCGCGCTGACGTCGCACCCGATGGTGAAGGTGGTGCTGTAG
- a CDS encoding sigma-54-dependent transcriptional regulator, translated as MQDGLRVLFVEDEPLVRQATAQSLELAGFSVLALPSAEAAMPHLSPEFPGVLVTDVRLTGASGLDLLQHCRNAAPGVPVILVTGHGDITMAVQAMREGAYDFIEKPFGADRLTETVRRALERRALELENRALRRELAGPAAGTRIIGRSPAIEQVRTLVANVAATDVPVMINGETGTGKELVARSLHALSPRHQAPFVALNCGAVPEAIFESEMFGHEAGAFTGAGKRRVGKLEHASGGTLFLDEIESMPLALQVKLLRVLQEGTLERLGSNASIAIDVRIVAAAKGDMETLVAQGTFREDLYYRLNVVTIPLPPLRERREDIVALFEHFMLVAAVRYQRPVPILSELQRQALMQRAWPGNVRELRNAADRLVLGVPEGGTRADALDDSTPLKERMEHYERAVIADTLARTGGAVSQAADLLQVGKATLYDKIKRYGL; from the coding sequence ATGCAAGACGGATTGCGTGTCCTGTTCGTCGAAGACGAACCCCTGGTACGCCAGGCCACCGCGCAGAGCCTGGAGCTGGCTGGCTTCTCCGTGCTGGCGCTGCCCTCGGCCGAGGCCGCCATGCCGCACCTGTCGCCGGAGTTCCCCGGCGTGCTGGTGACGGACGTGCGCCTCACCGGCGCCAGCGGGCTGGACCTGCTGCAGCACTGCCGCAATGCGGCGCCGGGCGTGCCGGTGATCCTGGTCACCGGCCACGGCGATATCACCATGGCGGTACAGGCCATGCGCGAAGGCGCCTACGACTTTATCGAGAAGCCCTTTGGCGCCGACCGCCTGACCGAAACCGTGCGCCGTGCGCTGGAGCGGCGCGCGCTGGAGCTGGAGAACCGCGCGTTGCGGCGCGAGCTGGCCGGCCCGGCCGCGGGCACGCGCATCATCGGGCGCTCGCCGGCCATCGAGCAGGTGCGCACGCTGGTGGCCAACGTGGCCGCCACGGATGTCCCCGTGATGATCAACGGCGAGACCGGCACCGGCAAGGAGTTGGTGGCGCGCAGCCTGCATGCTTTGTCGCCGCGCCACCAGGCGCCCTTCGTCGCGCTGAACTGCGGCGCGGTGCCCGAGGCCATCTTCGAGAGCGAGATGTTCGGCCACGAGGCCGGCGCGTTTACCGGCGCCGGCAAGCGCCGCGTGGGCAAGCTCGAGCACGCCTCGGGCGGCACGCTGTTCCTCGACGAGATCGAGAGCATGCCGCTGGCGCTGCAGGTCAAGCTGCTGCGCGTGCTGCAGGAGGGCACGCTGGAGCGGCTCGGCTCCAATGCATCCATTGCCATCGACGTGCGCATCGTGGCCGCGGCCAAGGGCGATATGGAGACGCTGGTGGCGCAAGGCACGTTCCGCGAGGATTTGTATTACCGGCTCAACGTGGTCACCATCCCGTTGCCCCCGCTGCGTGAGCGGCGCGAGGACATCGTTGCGCTGTTCGAGCATTTCATGCTGGTGGCGGCGGTGCGCTACCAGCGCCCTGTGCCCATCCTCTCCGAGCTGCAGCGCCAGGCGCTGATGCAGCGCGCGTGGCCCGGCAACGTGCGCGAGCTGCGCAACGCCGCCGACCGCCTGGTGCTGGGCGTGCCCGAGGGCGGCACGCGCGCCGATGCGCTTGACGACTCTACGCCGCTCAAGGAGCGCATGGAGCACTACGAGCGAGCCGTCATCGCCGATACGCTGGCGCGTACCGGCGGCGCGGTCAGCCAGGCGGCGGATCTGCTGCAGGTGGGCAAGGCCACGCTGTACGACAAGATCAAGCGCTACGGGCTGTAG
- a CDS encoding alpha/beta hydrolase translates to MNAHTQVLTVTGPVGAIDVSVDLPQAGAPRGLALVAHPHPLFGGTKDNKVAQTLARSFVQLGYATVRPNFRGVGGTAGSHDNGVGEQDDLLAVIDWMRTQSAWSPDAATLPLALAGFSFGSFVASHVARRLAEAGTPVQRLAMVGTAASRWEVANVPADTIVIHGEQDDTVPLASVFDWARPQELPVIVIPGADHFFHRKLHLIKQLVVNAWDR, encoded by the coding sequence ATGAACGCGCATACCCAGGTACTTACCGTCACCGGCCCCGTCGGCGCCATCGACGTTTCAGTCGACCTGCCCCAGGCCGGCGCCCCGCGCGGGCTCGCGCTGGTGGCCCACCCGCACCCGCTGTTCGGCGGCACCAAGGACAACAAGGTAGCGCAGACGCTGGCACGCAGTTTCGTGCAGCTTGGCTACGCCACCGTGCGCCCGAACTTCCGTGGCGTCGGCGGCACCGCCGGCAGCCATGACAACGGCGTGGGCGAGCAGGACGACCTGCTGGCTGTCATCGACTGGATGCGCACCCAGTCCGCGTGGTCGCCGGATGCCGCCACGCTGCCGTTGGCGCTGGCCGGCTTCTCGTTCGGCAGCTTCGTCGCCAGCCACGTCGCCAGGCGCCTGGCCGAGGCAGGCACGCCGGTGCAGCGCCTGGCCATGGTGGGCACCGCCGCCAGCCGCTGGGAAGTCGCCAACGTGCCGGCCGACACCATCGTCATCCACGGCGAGCAGGACGATACCGTGCCGCTGGCGAGCGTGTTCGACTGGGCCCGCCCGCAGGAACTGCCGGTGATCGTGATCCCCGGCGCCGACCACTTCTTTCACCGCAAGCTGCACCTGATCAAGCAGCTCGTCGTCAATGCGTGGGACCGGTGA
- a CDS encoding sensor histidine kinase, giving the protein MPHSDDFLAVHDPASARLVHAPGDGGGTWRGFAAALAVGLVILCSLTWLVSVQRGIDGLQQATATRADRYAATLESTLDRYEFLPALVSLHPFVHDLLAAPGDPVRVAAANRYLAEVNRRARASATYVIAASGLALAASNHDEPGSFVGTDYRFRPYFQSASRGEIGRFYAIGITSDEPGYYIAQPVKVAGRVVGVTVVKLNLEWFQRAGAGGAEPVMVSDEHGVIFLSSVPAWQYRTLQPLPSELQTELDRTRQYHDQEVRPLPLEALQSPVTQWLGRTVLGEGARLVRIGTGGNAERYLEISRKVGPAGWTMQVMAALDPVLASARNATVGAALAYACMCLLLFNWRQRRQRARDIEYGRRLLEAAYDELERRVEARTADLMAINEQLEAEVAERTRAESELRAAQDELVQASKLAALGQMAAGITHELNQPLAALRTFSDNTRVLLERGQLDAAAGNLVAIADLTTRMGKITGQLKLFAGKARQRRHAVHVRAALDHVLALMAPRLAHVALKVEGLSQPPGPAVWADELKLEQVLLNLIGNALDALATAAPHAPCVEVAVSEHGGTVSIAVRDNGTGIATDALPRLFEPFFTTKEIGQGLGLGLAISSSIVREFGGQLSAADRPGGGAEFVVMLRRAPAPEGAAPRDAATSISPTHTE; this is encoded by the coding sequence ATGCCACATTCCGACGATTTCCTCGCCGTGCATGATCCCGCTTCTGCCCGCCTGGTGCATGCGCCAGGCGATGGCGGCGGAACCTGGCGGGGCTTTGCCGCCGCGCTCGCCGTCGGCCTGGTCATCCTGTGCTCGCTGACCTGGCTGGTATCGGTGCAGCGCGGCATCGACGGGCTGCAGCAAGCCACGGCCACCCGCGCCGATCGTTACGCGGCCACGCTGGAAAGCACGCTCGACCGCTACGAGTTCCTGCCCGCGCTGGTTTCGCTCCATCCCTTTGTCCATGACCTGCTGGCCGCGCCGGGCGATCCCGTGCGCGTGGCGGCGGCCAACCGCTACCTTGCCGAAGTCAACCGCCGCGCGCGGGCTTCGGCCACCTATGTCATTGCCGCCAGCGGCCTCGCGCTGGCCGCCAGCAACCATGACGAGCCGGGCAGCTTTGTCGGCACCGACTATCGCTTCCGTCCTTACTTCCAGAGCGCATCGCGCGGGGAGATCGGGCGCTTCTACGCCATCGGCATCACCAGCGATGAGCCCGGCTACTACATTGCGCAGCCCGTGAAGGTGGCGGGGCGCGTGGTGGGCGTGACCGTGGTCAAGCTCAACCTGGAGTGGTTCCAGCGCGCCGGCGCCGGCGGCGCCGAGCCGGTGATGGTGAGCGACGAGCATGGCGTGATCTTCCTTTCCTCGGTGCCGGCCTGGCAGTACCGCACCTTGCAGCCGCTGCCAAGCGAGCTGCAGACCGAGCTGGACCGCACGCGCCAGTACCATGACCAGGAGGTCCGGCCGCTGCCGCTGGAGGCGCTGCAATCCCCGGTTACGCAATGGCTCGGCCGGACCGTGCTGGGCGAGGGCGCGCGGCTGGTGCGCATCGGTACCGGCGGCAACGCCGAGCGCTACCTCGAGATCAGCCGCAAGGTGGGCCCGGCCGGCTGGACCATGCAGGTGATGGCCGCGCTGGACCCGGTGCTGGCCAGCGCGCGCAATGCCACCGTCGGGGCGGCGCTGGCCTATGCCTGCATGTGCCTGCTGCTGTTCAACTGGCGTCAGCGCCGGCAGCGCGCCCGCGATATCGAATATGGCCGGCGCCTGCTCGAAGCCGCCTACGACGAGCTGGAGCGCCGGGTGGAGGCGCGCACCGCCGACCTGATGGCCATCAACGAGCAGCTGGAAGCCGAGGTGGCCGAGCGTACCCGCGCCGAGAGCGAGCTGCGCGCGGCGCAGGATGAACTGGTGCAGGCCAGCAAGCTGGCGGCGCTGGGCCAGATGGCAGCCGGGATCACGCATGAACTGAACCAGCCGCTGGCGGCCCTGCGCACCTTTTCCGACAACACCCGCGTGCTGCTCGAGCGCGGGCAGCTCGATGCGGCCGCGGGCAACCTCGTTGCCATCGCCGACCTCACCACGCGCATGGGCAAGATCACCGGGCAGCTCAAGCTGTTCGCCGGCAAGGCGCGCCAGCGCCGGCACGCGGTGCATGTGCGCGCCGCGCTGGACCACGTGCTGGCGCTGATGGCCCCGCGCCTGGCCCATGTCGCGCTGAAGGTGGAGGGCTTGTCCCAGCCGCCCGGGCCGGCGGTGTGGGCCGACGAGCTCAAGCTCGAGCAGGTGCTGCTCAACCTGATCGGCAATGCGCTCGATGCGCTGGCAACCGCGGCGCCGCACGCGCCTTGCGTGGAAGTGGCGGTGAGCGAGCATGGCGGCACGGTCAGCATCGCGGTGCGCGACAATGGCACCGGCATCGCGACCGATGCCTTGCCACGACTGTTCGAACCCTTCTTCACCACCAAGGAGATCGGCCAGGGACTTGGCCTGGGACTGGCCATTTCGTCGTCCATCGTGCGCGAGTTCGGCGGGCAGCTGAGCGCGGCCGACCGGCCCGGCGGCGGCGCGGAATTCGTGGTGATGCTGCGGCGCGCGCCCGCGCCCGAAGGCGCCGCGCCCCGCGACGCCGCCACTTCCATCTCTCCCACCCATACTGAGTGA
- a CDS encoding NAD(P)H-dependent flavin oxidoreductase — MPAAKQLPQVLQNLALPVISSPMFIVSYPELVLAQCKAGIVGSFPALNARPAEMLGDWLTQLEDDLAAFRAANPGKPVGPIAVNQIVHTSNVRLEHDIKVCVDHKVPIFITSLRAPPKEMIDAVHSYGGIVLHDVISIRHAEKAIEAGVDGLILVAAGAGGHAGTLSPFALVGEVRKIFDGVIALSGSIATGESVLAAQAMGADFAYVGTRFIASQEAHASESYKQSITTSAAADIIYTNLFTGVHGNYIRESIEASGLDPANLPQADKTKMDFSSGASKAKAWKDVWGAGQGVGQIHDIPTTGEIVARMKAEYNDARARLGLAV; from the coding sequence ATGCCCGCCGCCAAACAATTGCCCCAGGTCCTGCAAAACCTGGCGCTGCCCGTGATTTCCTCGCCGATGTTCATCGTCAGCTACCCCGAGCTGGTGCTGGCGCAGTGCAAAGCCGGCATCGTCGGCTCCTTCCCCGCGCTGAACGCGCGCCCCGCCGAGATGCTGGGCGACTGGCTCACGCAGCTGGAAGACGATCTCGCCGCCTTCCGCGCCGCCAACCCGGGCAAGCCGGTCGGGCCGATCGCCGTCAACCAGATCGTCCACACCTCCAATGTGCGCCTGGAGCACGACATCAAGGTGTGCGTGGACCACAAGGTACCCATCTTCATCACCTCGCTGCGCGCGCCGCCCAAGGAGATGATCGACGCCGTGCACAGCTATGGCGGCATCGTGCTGCACGATGTGATCAGCATCCGCCACGCCGAGAAGGCGATCGAGGCCGGCGTGGACGGGCTGATCCTGGTGGCGGCCGGCGCCGGCGGCCATGCCGGCACGCTGTCGCCGTTCGCGCTGGTGGGCGAAGTGCGCAAGATCTTCGACGGCGTGATCGCGCTGTCGGGCTCGATTGCCACCGGCGAATCCGTGCTGGCCGCGCAGGCCATGGGCGCGGACTTCGCTTACGTCGGCACCCGCTTCATTGCCTCGCAGGAAGCCCATGCCAGCGAGTCCTACAAGCAGTCGATCACCACCTCCGCTGCGGCCGACATCATCTACACCAACCTGTTTACCGGCGTGCACGGCAACTATATCCGCGAGAGCATCGAGGCCTCGGGGCTGGATCCCGCCAACCTGCCGCAGGCGGACAAGACCAAGATGGATTTTTCCAGCGGCGCCTCCAAGGCCAAGGCATGGAAGGACGTCTGGGGCGCCGGCCAGGGCGTGGGCCAGATCCACGACATCCCTACCACGGGCGAAATCGTGGCGCGCATGAAGGCCGAGTACAACGACGCGCGCGCCCGCCTGGGGCTCGCGGTCTGA
- a CDS encoding D-alanyl-D-alanine carboxypeptidase family protein: MLNRATPLFASANTSALVTAAIVGAAVVLAPAPVRAQGVPMPQVAAKSWMLFDVTSGQALASQNADVRIEPASLTKLMTAYLAFSALKEKRLTLDQTVVPTTIVQKVKSDESRMFLEANKPVSVQDLLLGLIVQSGNDAALALAEAVGGSEEGFVAMMNREAQRMGMKNTHFSNTDGIPDPNHYTTAMDLATLTTRIIKDFPEYYSMYSQKEFTYNKIRQPNRNRLLYIDPTVDGLKTGHTKSAGYCLISSAKRPLANVPNGSRRLVSIVIGTTTEAVRTQESLKILNYGFQFFDTLRLYDRGQVLATPDIYKGKASTVKIGVKDETYITVPKGTGGRIKPVLERQELLVAPLTAGQQVGTVKLMDGATKVAEFPVVALEDVPEAGFFGRLWDTIRLWFKRK, encoded by the coding sequence ATGTTGAATAGAGCCACGCCGCTTTTCGCGTCCGCCAACACTTCCGCCCTGGTCACGGCAGCCATCGTCGGCGCCGCCGTGGTGCTTGCCCCGGCTCCCGTGCGCGCCCAGGGCGTGCCGATGCCGCAGGTGGCGGCCAAGTCCTGGATGCTGTTTGACGTCACCAGCGGCCAGGCCCTGGCTTCGCAGAACGCCGATGTGCGCATCGAGCCGGCTTCGCTGACCAAGCTGATGACCGCCTACCTGGCTTTCTCGGCACTCAAGGAAAAGCGCCTCACGCTGGACCAGACCGTGGTGCCGACCACGATCGTGCAGAAGGTCAAGAGCGACGAATCCCGCATGTTCCTGGAAGCCAACAAGCCGGTCAGCGTGCAGGACCTGCTGCTGGGCCTGATCGTGCAATCGGGCAATGACGCGGCGCTGGCGCTGGCCGAAGCCGTGGGCGGCTCGGAAGAGGGCTTCGTGGCGATGATGAATCGCGAGGCCCAGCGCATGGGCATGAAGAACACCCACTTCAGCAACACCGACGGCATCCCCGATCCGAACCACTACACCACGGCCATGGACCTGGCCACGCTGACCACGCGGATCATCAAGGACTTCCCCGAGTACTACAGCATGTACTCGCAGAAGGAATTCACCTACAACAAGATCCGCCAGCCCAACCGCAACCGCCTGCTCTATATCGACCCCACCGTGGACGGCCTCAAGACCGGCCACACCAAGTCGGCCGGCTATTGCCTGATCTCCTCGGCCAAGCGCCCGCTGGCCAATGTGCCTAACGGCTCGCGCCGCCTGGTCTCGATCGTGATCGGCACCACCACCGAAGCGGTCCGCACGCAGGAAAGCCTGAAGATCCTGAACTACGGCTTCCAGTTCTTCGACACGCTGCGCCTGTACGACCGCGGCCAGGTACTGGCCACGCCCGACATCTACAAGGGCAAGGCATCCACCGTCAAGATCGGCGTCAAGGACGAGACCTACATCACCGTGCCCAAGGGCACGGGCGGGCGCATCAAGCCGGTGCTGGAGCGCCAGGAACTGCTGGTGGCACCGCTCACCGCCGGCCAGCAGGTCGGCACGGTCAAGCTGATGGACGGCGCCACCAAGGTGGCCGAGTTCCCGGTGGTGGCGCTGGAAGACGTGCCCGAGGCCGGCTTCTTCGGCCGCCTGTGGGATACCATCCGCTTGTGGTTCAAGCGCAAGTAA
- a CDS encoding dicarboxylate/amino acid:cation symporter, which yields MMRKPFYKILYVQVLFAIAVGIVLGHFWPATGVAMKPLGDGFIKLIKMIIGPIIFCTVVSGIAGMRDMKKVGRVGGKALLYFEVISTFALLIGLLSAHLLKPGVGFNIDPATLDTKAISQYVTQAHGQSTVEFFMHIIPDTMVSAFANGDILQILLISLFFGSALAAMGDRSKIVFDFVEQVSKVFFHIVHVITKVAPLGAFGAMAFTIGKYGLGSLVPLLKLIGTFYFTAIVFVVVVLGTVARLTGFNIFRFIAYIKEELLIVLGTSSSEAALPHLMEKLENLGCSKSVVGLVVPTGYSFNLDGTNIYMTMAVLFIAQATGIELTLLQQLTVLGVAMITSKGASGVTGSGFITLAATLAVVPDIPVAGMVLILGIDRFMSECRALTNIIGNGVATVVMSAWEHELDRAQLDRALRRGGDETAELAEAGPGVR from the coding sequence ATCATGAGGAAACCCTTTTACAAGATCCTGTACGTGCAGGTGCTGTTCGCCATCGCGGTGGGCATCGTGCTCGGGCATTTCTGGCCCGCTACGGGCGTAGCCATGAAGCCGCTGGGCGATGGCTTCATCAAGCTGATCAAGATGATCATTGGCCCGATCATCTTCTGTACCGTGGTGTCCGGCATCGCCGGCATGCGCGACATGAAGAAGGTGGGCCGGGTCGGCGGCAAGGCGCTGCTGTACTTCGAGGTGATCTCCACCTTCGCGCTGCTGATCGGCCTGCTGTCCGCGCACCTGCTCAAGCCGGGCGTGGGATTCAACATCGATCCGGCCACGCTCGACACCAAGGCGATCTCGCAGTACGTGACGCAGGCGCATGGCCAGAGCACGGTCGAGTTCTTCATGCACATCATCCCGGACACGATGGTCAGCGCGTTCGCCAATGGCGACATCCTGCAGATCCTGCTGATTTCCCTGTTCTTCGGCTCGGCACTGGCGGCCATGGGTGACCGCTCGAAGATCGTGTTCGACTTCGTCGAGCAGGTCTCCAAGGTGTTCTTCCACATCGTGCATGTGATCACCAAGGTGGCCCCGCTCGGCGCGTTCGGCGCGATGGCCTTCACCATCGGCAAGTACGGCCTGGGCTCGCTGGTGCCGCTGCTCAAGCTGATCGGCACGTTCTACTTCACCGCGATCGTCTTCGTGGTGGTGGTGCTGGGCACGGTGGCGCGGCTGACGGGCTTCAACATCTTCCGCTTCATCGCCTACATCAAGGAAGAACTGCTGATCGTGCTGGGCACCAGCTCGTCGGAAGCCGCGCTGCCGCACCTGATGGAAAAGCTGGAAAACCTCGGCTGCTCCAAATCGGTGGTGGGGCTGGTGGTGCCCACGGGTTACTCCTTCAACCTGGATGGCACCAACATCTACATGACCATGGCGGTGCTCTTCATCGCCCAGGCCACCGGCATCGAGCTCACGCTGCTGCAGCAGCTCACCGTCCTGGGCGTGGCGATGATCACCTCCAAGGGCGCCAGCGGCGTGACCGGCTCCGGCTTCATCACGCTGGCCGCCACGCTGGCGGTGGTGCCGGATATTCCGGTGGCGGGCATGGTGCTGATCCTGGGCATCGACCGCTTCATGAGCGAATGCCGCGCGCTGACCAATATCATCGGCAATGGCGTGGCGACGGTGGTCATGTCGGCATGGGAGCATGAACTTGACCGCGCGCAGCTTGACCGCGCGCTGCGCCGTGGCGGCGATGAAACGGCCGAACTTGCCGAAGCCGGCCCCGGCGTCCGCTGA
- a CDS encoding (2Fe-2S) ferredoxin domain-containing protein, which yields MSSHYQHHVFFCLNQREDGGACCGAHNAQAMQEYAKKRCKALGISGGEGRVRINKAGCLNRCELGPVLVVYPEAVWYTFVDEQDIDEIIESHLVGGKPVERLMVDH from the coding sequence ATGAGCAGCCACTACCAGCACCACGTTTTCTTCTGCCTCAACCAGCGCGAGGACGGCGGCGCCTGCTGCGGCGCGCATAACGCGCAGGCCATGCAGGAATACGCCAAGAAGCGCTGCAAGGCGCTTGGCATCTCCGGCGGCGAAGGCCGCGTGCGCATCAACAAGGCTGGCTGCCTGAACCGCTGTGAACTCGGGCCAGTGCTGGTGGTCTATCCCGAGGCCGTCTGGTACACCTTCGTCGACGAGCAGGACATCGACGAGATCATCGAGAGCCATCTGGTGGGCGGCAAGCCGGTCGAACGCCTGATGGTCGATCACTGA
- a CDS encoding class I SAM-dependent rRNA methyltransferase — protein sequence MNTITLKPGKEKSLLRRHPWVYATGVDTVEGRCEPGSTVIVRAADGRFLARGAYSPSSQIRVRVWSFDENEPVDHAMFKRRVSAALAHRKQWVKDSDAVRLIFGESDRLPGLIVDYYGSGANGQLVCQFNAAGVEAWKDALVQALVKETGCPNVYERSDAAVREREGLPLVTGVLAGAAPDPELSVTEHGVRYYVDVKEGHKTGFYVDQRDNRKLVGDLANGREVLNCFCYTGGFSLAALRGGATSVTSIDSSGEALKTAAGNVALNGFDPERATWLDADVFKSLRQFRADGRQFDLIVLDPPKFAPSAQHIDRAARAYKEINLVGLQLLRPGGLLFTYSCSGAISMELFQKIVAGAATDARADARILRRLSAGTDHPMLAAFPEGEYLKGLLLEKI from the coding sequence ATGAACACCATCACCCTCAAGCCCGGCAAGGAAAAATCCTTGCTGCGCCGCCACCCCTGGGTCTACGCCACCGGCGTGGATACCGTCGAAGGCCGCTGCGAGCCCGGCAGCACCGTGATCGTGCGCGCCGCCGACGGCCGCTTCCTGGCGCGCGGGGCGTACAGCCCCTCTTCGCAGATTCGCGTGCGGGTGTGGAGCTTCGACGAGAACGAGCCGGTCGATCACGCCATGTTCAAGCGGCGCGTGTCCGCCGCCCTCGCGCATCGCAAGCAGTGGGTGAAAGACAGCGACGCCGTGCGCCTGATCTTCGGTGAATCCGACCGCTTGCCGGGCCTGATCGTCGACTACTACGGCAGCGGCGCCAACGGCCAGCTGGTGTGCCAGTTCAACGCGGCCGGGGTCGAAGCCTGGAAGGACGCGCTGGTGCAGGCGCTGGTCAAGGAAACCGGCTGCCCGAACGTGTACGAGCGCTCCGACGCTGCCGTGCGCGAGCGCGAAGGCTTGCCGCTGGTGACCGGCGTGCTGGCCGGCGCCGCGCCCGACCCCGAGCTCAGCGTGACCGAGCACGGCGTGCGCTACTACGTGGACGTGAAGGAAGGCCACAAGACCGGCTTCTATGTCGACCAGCGCGACAACCGCAAGCTGGTGGGCGATCTGGCCAATGGCCGCGAAGTGCTCAACTGCTTCTGCTACACCGGCGGCTTCTCGCTGGCGGCGCTGCGCGGCGGCGCCACCTCGGTGACCTCGATCGACTCCTCCGGCGAGGCGCTCAAGACCGCCGCGGGCAACGTCGCCCTCAACGGCTTCGACCCCGAGCGCGCGACCTGGCTCGACGCCGACGTATTCAAGTCGCTGCGCCAGTTCCGCGCCGACGGCCGCCAGTTCGACCTGATCGTGCTGGACCCGCCCAAGTTCGCGCCGTCGGCCCAGCACATCGACCGCGCCGCGCGCGCCTACAAGGAGATCAACCTGGTCGGCCTGCAGTTGCTGCGCCCGGGTGGCCTGCTGTTCACCTACTCGTGCTCCGGCGCGATCAGCATGGAGCTGTTCCAGAAGATCGTGGCGGGCGCGGCGACCGATGCCCGCGCCGATGCGCGCATCCTGCGGCGCCTCTCGGCCGGCACCGATCACCCGATGCTGGCGGCCTTCCCCGAAGGCGAGTACCTCAAGGGCCTGTTGCTGGAAAAGATCTGA